GTTGCCTGCGGTCTGGAGGAGGTGTTCGATGCCGTGACGGGCCGATTCTTTTTCGCCGCGGGAGAGCAGCATGTAGACGCGGTAGAGATTGGCTTCGACCGAGCCGGAATCGAGTGAGAGTGCTTTGTCGAAGGCGCGGCGGGCTTCGAGGACGTGCATCTGGCCGCCTAGTCCGTTGCGTGCATATTGCAGGTGGGTGATGCCGAGGCCTGACCAGCCGGGAGCGTACTTCTCGTTCTGGTTCACGACGGATTCGAAGAGGGTGCGGGCGCGGTCGAGGTCGTCGCGGCTGCCGGTGCGGGTCATGAAGGAGGAGAGCACGGCGCGGGCCTGCAAATACTCTTCGGAGACGTCTTCGGAGAGCGAGGTGGCGCGATGGCTTTCGGGCTGTTGCTGCAGATCGCCGAAGCCCTGCAAGGTGCTGAAGACTTCATTGCAGATCTCGGACTGCACTGACACCAGATCGAAGGAGCCTACGTTGATGGAGCCACCTGCACGAACGCTTTGGCTGGGGACGTCGAGGAGCTGCCAGTTGAGGTCGAATCCCTTGTCGGAGCGGAGGAAGTTGCCGGCCAGCACGAAGTGCACGAGCAGCTTTTTGCCGACGCTGAGCGGATCGAGCTGCTGGGTGGAGACGTTCATCAGCGAGCTGGAGGGGCGGACGACGAGCGACGGCATGCGCGCGAGGCGGGCGGCGATGGCGTCGGCGAGGGCGTAGCCGTAGAGCGGCGCGACATCGGCTGGACCGTAGTTGATGAAGGGCAGAACGACGATGGTGTTCTGGGTGCTGACCTCGGCGGGGGTGGACTCGCGGAAGCGTTCGGCGAGCATGGAGAGGAGGCCGGTGGTGCGCTTCTCTTCCTCGGGCGTCTCCTTTTGGTTGTGGTTCTTTCCGCCCTGTGAGGGCAGGAGCGAGACCGACTCTCCGTGGAGGAGGACGGAGTCGAGCTGCATGGCCATCATGATGGTCTTAAGGGCCTCGCGCACGTCGGCGGAGGAGGCAAAGCGGGCGGAGGGCTGCTTTTCGAGGCAGCGGAAGATGACGCTCTCGAGCTCGACCGGGAGATGGGGCGCGATGGTGCGGATCGATGGCGGCTCGGCGTACTGGATGGCGCGGATGCTTTGGAAGTCGGGCGCGTCGGGGCGGTGGAAGGGATGGCGTCCGGTGGCGAGCTCGTAGAGGATGAGGCCGAGGGCGAAGATGTCGGACTGGACGCTGGACTGGCCGGTGACGAACTGCTCGGGCGCCATGTAGGCGATGGTGCCGCCGCGAGCGGTATAGGTGGCTCCCATGTTGGGCGGGTTGCGCTTGCTGTCGGGACCGGCGGGGTCGAACTCGGCCTTGTCGGGAGTGAGGCGGCGAGCGAGGCCGAAGTCGAG
This region of Edaphobacter dinghuensis genomic DNA includes:
- a CDS encoding serine/threonine-protein kinase; the encoded protein is MKRRVIEQYEFVRKIGAGGSGVVYLANDTLLQRPVVLKLLKRGNLTVQQMRTTQLREARLASAIDHPNVCAIYEVGEAREESGGEEEAYIVMQYIPGKSLDKVIGEGPASLQLTLSAGIQISDGLSAAHNLGIFHRDLKPANVMLTDGGLIKILDFGLARRLTPDKAEFDPAGPDSKRNPPNMGATYTARGGTIAYMAPEQFVTGQSSVQSDIFALGLILYELATGRHPFHRPDAPDFQSIRAIQYAEPPSIRTIAPHLPVELESVIFRCLEKQPSARFASSADVREALKTIMMAMQLDSVLLHGESVSLLPSQGGKNHNQKETPEEEKRTTGLLSMLAERFRESTPAEVSTQNTIVVLPFINYGPADVAPLYGYALADAIAARLARMPSLVVRPSSSLMNVSTQQLDPLSVGKKLLVHFVLAGNFLRSDKGFDLNWQLLDVPSQSVRAGGSINVGSFDLVSVQSEICNEVFSTLQGFGDLQQQPESHRATSLSEDVSEEYLQARAVLSSFMTRTGSRDDLDRARTLFESVVNQNEKYAPGWSGLGITHLQYARNGLGGQMHVLEARRAFDKALSLDSGSVEANLYRVYMLLSRGEKESARHGIEHLLQTAGNDWNVRLVAGMTLRIDGMYEEALDQFNASLRMNPSNAAMVYNHRARVYQYQNQMELAADEIQKGLTLEPKQPLLRISLGYQQMRTGDLPRAIETLENVIRDEKSLRIVFPTIALCYVQLGDREKAASFIIDETLAAAEADSEMAYRLATYFAVEGDESEALHWLRRAIYLGNENYPWFSINPAWRKLSGHADFERILEDLKKSYRRNQKNWKRLLAQVRD